A genomic region of Branchiostoma lanceolatum isolate klBraLanc5 chromosome 4, klBraLanc5.hap2, whole genome shotgun sequence contains the following coding sequences:
- the LOC136432540 gene encoding uncharacterized protein — MINQSDTVLSQSPTGFTEEVELTVLLQTVVLAILSQLILMTIQYLLQERAQIPKSIPAETINITTVHGDGSIVVSTGSGSTLNLPTCPHGVLTENHTAGRQEHTVTHRKPSRNPKLHGLQLLPLIGKPTRQNTKTLVTCHKFIDNLTKLSAEGKMSKCSIIIAKLMTTKTDPDFQVSLHIAASLNAICDGDFVKANRLLSGAEMYLPGTKYEAEHRIMWSCMKSVAMLRVGNYNMGIILAKEGLPLIDMVAPGCLTAWMLFNHGWLMTEIAASQADAEDRKFLLVKAEKDYQQAIEHAENEHPKQMLHSQSRVPRFAKIGLALLYLGCKESVNNCRLEISVDISSDDLRKAKNMIAALDKEGTACNLSKFFLIMAKTCLQYRLGKYQEAYELAQKAKVFATNHSFEGFLNYADSTVQYLQHYV; from the exons ATGATTAACCAGAGTGATACTGTACTCTCTCAAAGCCCTACAGGATTCACTGAGGAAGTAGAACTAACAGTTCTACTCCAAACAGTGGTGCTGGCCATACTATCCCAGCTGATTCTGATGACCATACAGTACCTACTCCAG GAAAGAGCACAGATTCCAAAGAGCATTCCAGCTGAAACCATCAATATAACAACTGTTCATGGAGATGGCAGCATAGTAGTTAGTACTGGAAGTGGTAGCACTCTCAATCTTCCCACGTGTCCTCATGGTGTCCTAACAGAAAATCACACTGCCGGAAGACAAGAGCACACTGTTACACATCGCAAGCCATCTCGAAATCCTAAATTACACGGTCTGCAGCTTCTTCCACTTATTGGTAAGCCTACAAGGCAGAACACCAAAACTCTGGTGACCTGTCACAAGTTCATTGACAACCTGACAAAGTTGTCCGCGGaaggaaaaatgtcaaaatgcagCATCATCATTGCCAAGCTGATGACGACAAAGACAGATCCGGACTTCCAAGTCTCCCTCCACATTGCAGCAAGTCTTAACGCCATTTGCGACGGTGACTTTGTGAAGGCGAACCGTTTACTTTCTGGAGCTGAGATGTACCTTCCTGGCACAAAGTATGAGGCAGAGCACAGAATTATGTGGAGCTGTATGAAGTCTGTCGCTATGTTGCGGGTGGGAAACTACAATATGGGGATCATCTTGGCAAAAGAGGGACTTCCGCTGATTGATATGGTGGCACCTGGTTGTTTGACGGCGTGGATGCTATTCAACCACGGCTGGTTAATGACAGAGATTGCCGCAAGCCAGGCAGATGCTGAGGACAGGAAATTCTTGTTGGTTAAGGCAGAGAAAGATTACCAACAGGCCATTGAGCATGCAGAAAATGAGCACCCAAAACAAATGCTCCACTCACAGTCTCGAGTGCCACGGTTTGCCAAAATTGGTCTTGCTCTACTGTATCTTGGGTGCAAGGAATCAGTGAACAACTGCAGATTAGAAATCTCTGTGGATATCTCTTCAGATGACCTAAGGAAGGCTAAGAATATGATTGCTGCACTAGACAAAGAAGGAACTGCTTGTAATTTGTCTAAATTCTTTTTAATTATGGCAAAAACCTGCCTGCAATATAGGCTGGGTAAATACCAAGAAGCCTATGAGTTGGCACAGAAAGCCAAAGTTTTTGCAACCAACCATTCTTTTGAAGGGTTTCTTAACTACGCAGATAGCACTGTGCAGTATCTACAGCACTATGTTTAA